A region from the Geobacter benzoatilyticus genome encodes:
- the rpsB gene encoding 30S ribosomal protein S2 yields MSNVTMKELLEAGVHFGHQTKRWNPKMKPYIFGARNGIYIIDLQKTVRLFKNAYSFVRECAQAGETILFVGTKKQAQDAIGEEATRCGMFYVNQRWLGGMLTNFATVKQSIDRLKRLDAMFADGSVEVYTKKEALQLEKERQKLEKTLGGIKGMGKIPGALFVVDPKNETIAISEAKKLGIPVVAVVDTNCDPDPIDYVIPGNDDAIRAIRLLTSKMADAILEGAQARDARLQSDEEEVAAAEAEPEQTEA; encoded by the coding sequence ATGTCGAACGTAACAATGAAGGAGCTTCTGGAGGCCGGGGTACATTTCGGCCACCAGACCAAGAGATGGAATCCGAAGATGAAGCCGTACATTTTCGGAGCGCGGAACGGTATTTATATTATTGACCTCCAGAAAACCGTCCGTCTGTTCAAGAATGCCTACAGCTTCGTTCGCGAGTGCGCCCAGGCCGGTGAGACGATTCTCTTTGTCGGCACCAAGAAGCAGGCTCAGGATGCAATCGGCGAAGAGGCAACACGCTGCGGCATGTTCTATGTGAACCAGCGCTGGCTTGGCGGCATGCTCACCAACTTTGCCACGGTCAAGCAGAGCATCGATCGCCTCAAGCGTCTTGATGCCATGTTCGCCGACGGTTCCGTTGAGGTTTATACCAAGAAGGAAGCTCTCCAGTTGGAGAAAGAGCGCCAGAAGCTTGAGAAGACCCTTGGCGGTATCAAGGGTATGGGCAAGATTCCCGGCGCCCTCTTTGTCGTAGACCCGAAGAACGAGACTATCGCCATCAGTGAAGCCAAGAAGCTGGGCATTCCCGTTGTGGCGGTTGTCGATACCAACTGCGACCCGGATCCGATTGATTACGTCATCCCCGGCAACGACGATGCAATTCGCGCGATCCGCCTCCTGACCTCCAAGATGGCCGATGCGATTCTTGAAGGCGCACAGGCTCGCGATGCCCGTTTGCAGAGCGATGAGGAAGAGGTTGCCGCTGCCGAGGCCGAGCCGGAGCAGACCGAGGCATAA
- the tsf gene encoding translation elongation factor Ts: MGITAAQVNELRKATGAGLMDCKKALAETDGDHEKAIDYLRKKGLAAASKKAGRVASEGMVGSYIHAGGKIGVLVEVNCETDFVARNENFQVFVKDIAMHIAAAAPQFVRREEVSAEIVEREKEIYRAKARETGKPENIIEKIIEGQVGKFYSDICLLEQAYVKDPDKTVQQFLNEAIASIGENISIRRFVRYALGEGLAKKETDFAAEVAAAAGL, from the coding sequence GTGGGTATCACAGCTGCACAGGTAAACGAGCTGAGAAAAGCTACCGGAGCAGGACTCATGGACTGCAAGAAGGCCCTGGCCGAGACCGATGGCGATCATGAGAAGGCCATTGACTATCTCCGGAAAAAAGGTCTTGCCGCCGCTTCCAAGAAGGCCGGCCGCGTTGCTTCCGAAGGGATGGTCGGTTCCTACATCCATGCCGGCGGCAAAATCGGGGTCCTTGTCGAAGTTAACTGCGAAACCGATTTCGTTGCGCGCAACGAGAATTTCCAGGTCTTCGTTAAGGATATCGCCATGCACATTGCGGCGGCTGCTCCCCAGTTCGTGCGTCGCGAAGAAGTGTCGGCGGAAATCGTGGAGCGCGAGAAGGAGATCTATCGCGCCAAGGCGAGAGAAACCGGCAAGCCCGAGAACATCATCGAGAAGATTATCGAGGGACAGGTCGGAAAGTTCTATTCCGATATCTGCCTTCTTGAGCAGGCTTATGTGAAGGATCCTGACAAGACTGTTCAGCAGTTCCTCAATGAGGCTATTGCATCCATTGGCGAGAATATTTCAATTCGTCGCTTTGTCCGGTATGCATTGGGCGAGGGACTTGCGAAGAAGGAAACCGACTTCGCGGCCGAGGTTGCTGCCGCAGCAGGTCTGTAA
- the pyrH gene encoding UMP kinase, translating to MGKPYYKRVLLKLSGEALAGDQGYGIDPQTITAIAAEIKEVIATGAELALVIGGGNIFRGLAASSKGMDRASADYMGMLATMINSLAMQDALEKIGVDTRVQSAIAMQEVAEPYIRRRAMRHLEKGRIVIFGAGTGNPYFTTDTAASLRAMEIGADVILKGTKVDGVYSADPKKDPTAQKYPQLTYLEVLKKGLQVMDATATSLCMDNNLPIIVFDITEYGNIKKVVCGEEIGTVVKGE from the coding sequence ATGGGAAAACCTTATTACAAACGCGTTTTGCTGAAACTTTCCGGAGAGGCTCTTGCCGGCGACCAGGGGTATGGGATAGACCCCCAGACGATTACGGCCATTGCTGCCGAGATCAAAGAGGTTATTGCCACCGGAGCGGAGCTTGCGCTTGTTATCGGTGGCGGGAACATCTTTCGTGGGCTTGCAGCTTCATCCAAGGGAATGGATCGGGCCAGCGCCGACTACATGGGGATGCTGGCCACCATGATCAACTCCCTGGCCATGCAGGATGCTCTGGAAAAAATCGGAGTTGATACCAGGGTACAGTCGGCAATTGCGATGCAGGAGGTTGCCGAACCGTACATCCGGCGCAGGGCCATGCGCCATCTTGAAAAGGGAAGAATCGTGATCTTTGGGGCAGGTACCGGTAACCCCTATTTCACGACCGATACGGCAGCCAGCTTGCGTGCCATGGAGATCGGGGCCGATGTGATTCTCAAGGGGACCAAGGTCGACGGCGTCTATTCGGCTGATCCCAAAAAGGATCCGACTGCCCAGAAATACCCGCAGCTTACATACCTGGAAGTTCTCAAAAAGGGTCTTCAGGTTATGGATGCGACCGCCACCTCGCTCTGCATGGACAACAATCTTCCCATAATAGTTTTCGACATCACGGAGTATGGCAATATCAAGAAAGTGGTGTGTGGAGAAGAGATCGGCACCGTTGTGAAAGGAGAATAG
- the frr gene encoding ribosome recycling factor → MTKDVIADMKAHMDKSVDSLRREYQKVRTGRATTGLLDDIKVEYYGNPSPLNQVATLSIPEPRTITIQPWEAKLIPVIEKAIMNANLGFTPANDGKTIRITLPALTEERRKEIVKSLKKMAEDAKVAVRNIRRDGIDSLKKLEKDKQISEDDLKRAEKDVQDVTNACVAKIDEVLAHKEKEVLEV, encoded by the coding sequence ATGACGAAAGATGTCATTGCCGACATGAAGGCACATATGGACAAATCCGTCGATTCGCTCCGCCGCGAGTACCAGAAGGTGCGCACCGGCAGGGCTACTACCGGCCTTCTGGATGATATCAAGGTTGAATATTACGGGAACCCGTCGCCGCTCAATCAGGTCGCGACCCTGTCGATACCCGAGCCGAGGACGATAACCATTCAGCCATGGGAAGCCAAGTTGATTCCGGTGATCGAAAAAGCGATCATGAACGCGAACCTCGGCTTTACCCCGGCCAACGACGGCAAGACCATCCGTATTACGCTTCCGGCTCTTACCGAAGAGCGCCGGAAAGAAATCGTAAAGTCCCTTAAGAAGATGGCTGAAGATGCAAAGGTTGCCGTCCGTAACATCCGTCGTGACGGCATCGACAGCCTTAAAAAACTGGAGAAGGACAAGCAGATTTCCGAAGATGACCTGAAGCGTGCCGAGAAGGATGTGCAGGACGTGACCAACGCATGCGTGGCCAAGATTGATGAAGTCCTTGCCCACAAAGAGAAAGAGGTTCTTGAGGTCTGA
- a CDS encoding isoprenyl transferase, which translates to MYGLSHDKLPRHLAVIMDGNGRWAQERMLKRILGHQRGVETVRVIVEECSRLGIKYLTLFAFSAENWLRPKTEVKALMSLLKKYIRIETSRMIESNIRFNVIGAREELPPDVDQLVQEAIERTAGNTGMVLTLALSYGARQEIINASERIAADLASGRLAVADINEKVFSSYLFTAGMPDPDFLIRTSGEMRISNFLLWQLAYTELYFTDVNWPEFSAQELHRALHDYQSRERRFGRTSAQLQNRS; encoded by the coding sequence ATGTACGGTCTCTCACACGATAAACTTCCTCGTCACCTTGCTGTCATTATGGATGGAAACGGCAGGTGGGCACAGGAACGGATGCTAAAGAGGATACTCGGCCACCAGAGGGGGGTCGAGACGGTGCGGGTTATTGTTGAGGAATGTTCGCGTCTCGGTATCAAGTATCTAACACTCTTTGCTTTTTCCGCCGAGAACTGGCTTCGCCCCAAAACCGAGGTGAAAGCCCTCATGTCTCTCCTCAAGAAATACATCCGGATAGAAACCTCCCGGATGATTGAGAGCAATATCCGGTTCAACGTGATTGGTGCCCGGGAGGAACTTCCGCCCGATGTCGATCAGCTTGTGCAGGAAGCCATTGAACGGACTGCCGGCAATACCGGCATGGTGCTCACGCTTGCACTTTCATACGGTGCGCGGCAGGAGATAATAAACGCTTCCGAGCGTATTGCCGCAGATTTGGCTTCTGGGCGCCTTGCCGTTGCCGATATAAACGAGAAGGTTTTTTCGTCGTACCTGTTTACTGCGGGGATGCCCGATCCTGATTTTCTTATCAGGACGAGTGGCGAGATGCGCATCAGTAATTTCCTTCTCTGGCAGCTTGCCTACACCGAACTTTACTTTACCGATGTCAACTGGCCTGAGTTCTCTGCTCAGGAGCTTCATCGCGCTCTGCACGATTATCAGTCCCGCGAGCGGCGTTTCGGCCGCACGAGTGCCCAGCTGCAGAACAGGAGCTGA
- a CDS encoding phosphatidate cytidylyltransferase, producing MKRLLTGAIALPLLILFILKAGVISFTCFVSLVALLGLGEYYRMALPERKIPGFVASLAGALAMFLFVSPDFLQRFIPRDGGNGVLFLPLTVVFLAVAIYLLFSIRDIRQSAAEAALFWFGFAYVPLLLSHLVLLRGLPNGIEWVFLMLLIVMSGDTAAYYVGSSIGKRKLYPIVSPNKSVEGAVGGLCGSLAGTLIAKFTFFPELTGVDCVVTALVVGACGQIGDLFESLLKRSFGVKDSGVIIPGHGGILDRLDSILFAAPALYYYAYLVVIVR from the coding sequence ATCAAGCGTCTACTGACCGGGGCAATTGCCCTCCCGCTGCTGATACTGTTCATCCTTAAGGCTGGTGTAATTTCTTTCACTTGCTTTGTCAGCCTTGTTGCGCTGCTGGGTCTGGGGGAGTATTACCGGATGGCGCTTCCGGAACGGAAGATTCCCGGTTTTGTTGCTTCCCTGGCCGGCGCTCTCGCCATGTTTCTCTTTGTCAGCCCCGATTTTCTTCAGCGCTTCATTCCCCGTGACGGAGGCAATGGAGTGCTGTTTCTGCCCCTCACCGTTGTATTCCTTGCCGTCGCGATTTATCTGCTCTTCAGCATCAGGGACATCAGACAGAGTGCAGCCGAGGCGGCGCTGTTCTGGTTCGGGTTCGCATACGTGCCGCTGCTTCTTTCCCACCTGGTTCTGTTAAGGGGGCTCCCCAACGGGATCGAGTGGGTCTTTTTGATGCTGCTCATCGTCATGTCCGGCGATACGGCTGCATACTACGTCGGCAGCAGTATTGGAAAGCGCAAGCTCTATCCGATAGTGAGCCCCAACAAGAGTGTCGAAGGAGCTGTTGGCGGCCTATGCGGGAGCCTTGCTGGTACTTTGATAGCGAAGTTCACGTTCTTCCCTGAACTCACCGGTGTCGACTGTGTGGTTACAGCCCTTGTCGTCGGAGCTTGCGGGCAGATCGGTGACCTGTTCGAATCGCTTCTCAAGCGCAGTTTCGGTGTTAAGGATTCCGGAGTGATCATTCCCGGTCACGGTGGTATTCTGGATCGGCTCGACAGTATTCTCTTCGCTGCCCCTGCGCTTTATTACTACGCCTATCTGGTAGTCATCGTCCGATAA
- a CDS encoding 1-deoxy-D-xylulose-5-phosphate reductoisomerase, whose translation MKKLTILGSTGSIGVSTLEVVSAYRDRFQVVALTAGSNLELLKQQIEAFRPGLVSVLNADLAMQLDRMLTGPKPEIHHGVPGLIAAATAGESDVVVAAIVGAAGLVPTAAAIRAGKDIALANKETLVTAGRIIMDLVKEKGVGLYPVDSEHSAVFQSLEGQSRKDVKRIILTASGGPFLNLPLENLLRVSIADALNHPNWSMGQKITIDSATMMNKGLEVIEARWLFDTPAERIAVNIHPQSIIHSMVEYADGCVMAQLGVPDMKAPIAYALTYPERIPTGVKPLDLTALSGLTFMAPDYRRFPALKLAYDALAAGESMPAVMNAANEVAVEAFLKGKIGFTDIATSIARTMDNHEPRSIATVEDVLSFDLWARGKTRELLGLS comes from the coding sequence ATGAAAAAGCTCACTATTCTTGGTTCTACAGGTTCCATTGGTGTCAGTACTCTGGAGGTTGTTTCCGCGTACAGGGATCGCTTCCAGGTGGTTGCCCTTACGGCGGGCTCCAACCTGGAGCTTCTCAAACAGCAGATCGAGGCATTTCGCCCCGGCCTGGTCAGCGTGCTGAACGCCGATCTTGCCATGCAGTTGGACCGTATGCTTACGGGGCCGAAACCGGAGATCCATCATGGGGTTCCCGGCCTGATTGCCGCAGCCACAGCCGGAGAGAGCGATGTCGTCGTTGCCGCCATTGTCGGTGCGGCCGGCCTGGTGCCGACTGCCGCCGCCATCAGGGCCGGCAAGGATATCGCCCTGGCCAACAAGGAGACGCTGGTCACTGCAGGCCGCATTATCATGGACCTCGTCAAGGAGAAGGGGGTCGGGCTCTATCCAGTAGACAGCGAGCACTCGGCGGTATTTCAATCCCTTGAAGGGCAAAGCAGGAAGGACGTAAAGCGGATTATCCTGACTGCGTCCGGGGGGCCTTTCCTGAATCTGCCCCTTGAAAACCTCCTGCGCGTATCGATTGCCGACGCTCTTAATCACCCAAACTGGAGCATGGGGCAAAAGATTACCATCGATTCAGCAACCATGATGAACAAGGGGCTGGAGGTAATCGAAGCCCGCTGGCTCTTCGATACGCCGGCTGAGCGTATTGCCGTCAATATTCACCCCCAGAGCATTATTCACTCCATGGTCGAATATGCGGATGGCTGCGTCATGGCGCAGTTGGGAGTTCCCGACATGAAGGCGCCCATTGCCTATGCATTGACTTATCCCGAGCGGATACCGACTGGGGTTAAACCTCTTGATCTGACGGCATTGTCCGGGCTAACCTTTATGGCTCCTGATTACCGGCGTTTTCCGGCCTTGAAATTGGCCTATGACGCATTAGCTGCCGGAGAGAGCATGCCTGCGGTTATGAACGCCGCCAACGAGGTTGCTGTCGAGGCCTTCCTTAAGGGGAAAATCGGTTTCACCGACATAGCCACATCCATTGCTCGAACCATGGATAATCATGAGCCACGGTCCATTGCCACCGTTGAGGATGTTCTGTCGTTTGACTTGTGGGCAAGGGGCAAGACCAGGGAACTCCTTGGGTTATCCTGA